Proteins encoded together in one Pontiella desulfatans window:
- a CDS encoding nucleotidyltransferase family protein gives MNTHTGDVGFDVQRLADVIQARYGDVAFCLLLGSAVDGTVREGSDLLD, from the coding sequence TTGAATACACACACGGGCGATGTCGGGTTTGATGTCCAGCGACTCGCGGATGTCATCCAAGCGCGTTATGGCGATGTGGCATTCTGCCTGTTGCTCGGGTCTGCCGTTGATGGAACCGTTCGGGAAGGATCTGATTTGTTGGATTAA
- a CDS encoding NAD-dependent DNA ligase, with amino-acid sequence MKPLSLHLNKLLLMGGLLLLPLPGLAVPAEIARQAECLRAILAQADDAYYNKHESIMGNEAYDALRRRHEELVQHYPELSVNTVVGAVDEGNGIPHAQPVLSLKKAYSDEDVEKFIAACGTNQTYCIEPKIDGLTVVLQYESGVLVRALTRGDGATGQDITKAVLAAGCVPPALTGAAANLSVRGELFLGKKAFSALNARRKEKGMPVLKSARNSASGTVRLTDYAEISRRGLDARVFEWIDGDLQPESHAESLALLWELGLPTIQSLQVPSDRVVGEIARLNGRLGGLPFETDGIVIKVDNRNRFTELGATAHHPRGALARKYKGHPVVTQLLRVEWSQGSTGKWTPVAHFAPIEMAGATVRSATLHNADHLRALDLRIGDWIQVIRAGGAVPEIVGVCTERRTGNETPVEDYPDSETDE; translated from the coding sequence ATGAAACCGCTGTCTCTCCATCTGAATAAACTGCTCTTGATGGGAGGTCTCCTGTTGTTGCCGCTGCCCGGCCTTGCGGTTCCGGCAGAGATCGCCCGGCAGGCCGAATGCCTCCGGGCCATCCTCGCCCAGGCCGACGATGCCTACTACAACAAGCATGAGTCGATCATGGGCAACGAAGCCTACGACGCTCTGCGCCGCCGCCACGAAGAGCTGGTGCAGCACTATCCCGAATTGTCGGTAAACACGGTTGTCGGTGCGGTCGATGAAGGCAACGGGATTCCCCATGCGCAGCCCGTATTGAGTTTAAAGAAGGCCTATTCCGATGAGGATGTGGAAAAATTCATTGCGGCGTGCGGGACAAACCAAACGTATTGCATTGAACCGAAGATCGATGGCTTGACCGTGGTGCTTCAGTATGAGTCCGGGGTGCTGGTGCGGGCATTGACCCGAGGGGATGGGGCGACCGGGCAGGATATCACCAAGGCGGTTTTGGCGGCCGGTTGCGTGCCGCCGGCCCTGACCGGAGCCGCCGCCAATCTCTCCGTGCGCGGCGAGCTGTTTTTGGGCAAGAAAGCGTTCTCGGCATTGAATGCCCGCAGGAAAGAGAAGGGGATGCCCGTGTTGAAGAGCGCCCGCAACTCGGCTTCCGGAACGGTGCGGCTCACCGATTATGCCGAGATTTCCCGCCGGGGGCTGGACGCGCGGGTCTTCGAATGGATCGATGGGGATTTGCAACCCGAGTCGCATGCGGAGTCGCTGGCGCTGCTATGGGAGCTCGGGTTGCCAACGATTCAATCCCTCCAGGTTCCGTCCGACCGGGTTGTTGGGGAAATCGCCCGCTTGAATGGACGCCTCGGTGGTTTACCTTTTGAAACCGATGGCATTGTAATCAAAGTGGACAACCGGAACCGTTTTACGGAGCTGGGGGCCACCGCACACCATCCCCGGGGCGCATTGGCCCGGAAATACAAGGGGCATCCCGTGGTCACGCAACTGCTGCGCGTTGAGTGGTCGCAAGGGTCAACGGGAAAATGGACTCCGGTGGCGCACTTTGCCCCGATTGAGATGGCCGGGGCAACCGTCCGTTCCGCCACGTTGCACAATGCCGACCATCTCCGCGCCCTCGATTTGCGCATCGGCGATTGGATCCAGGTCATACGGGCCGGCGGCGCCGTCCCCGAAATCGTCGGCGTCTGCACGGAGCGCCGCACCGGGAACGAAACCCCCGTCGAGGATTATCCAGATAGTGAAACCGATGAATGA
- a CDS encoding putative toxin-antitoxin system toxin component, PIN family, which translates to MPDKQVFVLDANIIVSAVLLPRSLTRKAFDKVLRDGEIVVSEAVVNELDEVLRRPKLNNYVHEEERIQFLMMLLRESRIVRGNRVVEDCRDPKDNKYLELALEAGANCILSGDKDLLVLHPYHGIKIRNPQQFLDGE; encoded by the coding sequence ATGCCGGATAAACAGGTTTTTGTCCTCGACGCCAACATTATTGTAAGTGCTGTGTTGCTGCCTCGATCCCTGACCCGCAAAGCATTCGATAAAGTCCTTCGTGATGGGGAAATTGTGGTTTCTGAAGCCGTGGTCAATGAGCTCGACGAAGTTCTGCGTCGTCCAAAGCTCAATAACTATGTCCATGAAGAAGAACGAATCCAGTTCCTAATGATGTTGCTGCGTGAATCCCGGATCGTGCGTGGTAACCGTGTTGTCGAAGATTGTCGCGATCCCAAAGATAACAAATACCTGGAACTCGCCCTCGAAGCCGGTGCAAACTGTATTCTTTCCGGCGATAAAGATCTGTTGGTCCTGCATCCATACCACGGAATCAAGATACGGAATCCACAACAGTTCCTCGATGGCGAATAG